A genomic window from Streptomyces sp. MST-110588 includes:
- a CDS encoding YjbQ family protein, translating into MAESFTTREIDVRTGSQETVHDLTRDCVAFLRDVARGRDGLLNVFTPHATMGVALLETGAGSDEDLLSALHDLLPADDRWRHKHGSPGHGRDHVLPALVPPHATLPVVGGELALGTWQSVCLVDTNKDNPNRKVRLSFLG; encoded by the coding sequence ATGGCTGAGAGCTTCACGACACGGGAAATCGACGTCCGGACCGGTTCGCAGGAGACGGTCCACGACCTGACCCGGGACTGCGTGGCCTTCCTGCGGGACGTCGCCCGGGGCCGGGACGGGTTGCTGAACGTCTTCACGCCACACGCCACCATGGGAGTGGCGCTCCTGGAGACCGGCGCGGGCAGCGACGAAGACCTGTTGTCGGCCCTGCACGATCTCCTTCCGGCGGACGACCGCTGGCGCCACAAGCACGGCAGCCCCGGCCACGGCCGTGACCACGTGCTCCCGGCGCTGGTGCCTCCCCACGCCACATTGCCCGTGGTCGGGGGAGAACTGGCCCTTGGCACATGGCAGTCCGTATGCCTGGTGGACACCAACAAGGACAACCCGAACCGCAAGGTCCGGCTGAGCTTCCTGGGCTGA
- a CDS encoding nuclease-related domain-containing protein: protein MTLHTARRAHAPHTAPSSTEIHQKRPSAGERSVAAHLLMLTERGWRLLVDRRWPDTRAANVDMLLVGPGGVFVIDVKNWRAAPEVSGGVLRAGGESREDRARKLTAVTKTAESAVASLGLSPVAVQPLMVFAGRRVDAELGRIRLLGEGQVGPVLLREP, encoded by the coding sequence ATGACCCTTCACACCGCACGCCGAGCGCACGCACCGCACACCGCTCCGTCTTCCACGGAGATCCATCAGAAACGCCCTAGCGCGGGGGAGCGGAGCGTGGCCGCCCATCTGCTGATGCTCACCGAGCGGGGATGGCGGCTGCTCGTCGACCGGCGGTGGCCGGACACCCGTGCCGCGAACGTGGACATGCTGCTGGTCGGACCGGGCGGTGTCTTCGTCATCGACGTCAAGAACTGGCGGGCCGCCCCGGAGGTGTCCGGTGGTGTGCTGCGGGCCGGCGGCGAGTCACGGGAGGACCGCGCGCGCAAGCTGACGGCGGTGACGAAGACGGCCGAGAGCGCGGTGGCGTCCCTGGGGCTGTCCCCGGTGGCCGTCCAGCCGCTCATGGTCTTCGCCGGCCGGCGGGTCGACGCCGAGCTGGGCCGCATCAGACTGCTGGGTGAGGGGCAGGTCGGACCGGTCCTGCTGCGGGAACCGTGA
- a CDS encoding UvrD-helicase domain-containing protein, translating to MRALADHLGRVFPEYEGSDVTETARERAQAREPEPEGLFDLDGLREAAVEEAMRAPIEQWMTFLDPDQVALVRRNWAGPARISGPAGTGKTVVGLHRAAHLARRNSGRVLYVTYANNLPRVQHTFLKTMSPAVADRVDFRSLHSWAQEFLHERGVPVRLHGDKAETAFSLAWTRVGRGSCLTEIDPVPRYWHEEIDHVIKGRGITSFEEYAAVRRRRRRANLRRPHRQAVWALYEAYESLRDERGVHDFNDVLSLALTAARQDTGLAPYSAVIVDEVQDLTLVGVRLLHALVGDAPNGLLLIGDCQQAVYPGGFRLSDAGIDIRGGRGQVLRVNYRNRKEILEAALAVVAEDAFEDIDGRYTSGRRDVDLTHRDGRVHRVVRPSVAEHDRALLDALGELSAPERGDTAVLCPSMRAIERYQRLLLGAGVPVCLLEHYDGRTVAAVKLGSYRRAKGLEFKRVFLPCHDTAGPQSSQGADAPETVREREELARSQLFVAMTRARDVLWLGSVRGER from the coding sequence GTGCGTGCCCTCGCCGATCATCTCGGGCGGGTCTTTCCCGAATACGAGGGTTCGGATGTCACGGAGACGGCACGCGAGCGCGCGCAGGCCCGGGAACCGGAACCCGAGGGGCTCTTCGATCTCGACGGGCTGCGCGAAGCGGCCGTCGAGGAGGCGATGCGGGCTCCGATCGAGCAGTGGATGACCTTCCTCGATCCGGATCAGGTGGCGCTCGTACGGCGCAACTGGGCGGGCCCCGCCCGGATCAGCGGCCCGGCCGGTACCGGCAAGACGGTCGTCGGTCTGCACCGCGCCGCCCACCTCGCCAGGCGCAACAGCGGCCGGGTCCTGTACGTCACTTACGCCAACAACCTGCCCCGCGTGCAGCACACTTTCTTGAAGACCATGTCTCCCGCCGTGGCCGACCGGGTCGACTTCCGCAGCCTGCATTCCTGGGCCCAGGAGTTCCTCCATGAACGCGGCGTGCCGGTCAGGCTGCACGGCGACAAGGCGGAGACGGCCTTCAGCCTGGCCTGGACGCGCGTGGGCCGCGGGAGCTGCCTGACCGAGATCGACCCCGTGCCGCGTTACTGGCACGAGGAGATCGACCATGTCATCAAGGGCCGCGGCATCACCTCCTTCGAGGAGTACGCCGCCGTGCGCCGGCGCCGCCGCCGGGCGAATCTGCGGCGCCCTCACCGGCAGGCGGTCTGGGCCCTGTACGAGGCGTACGAGTCCCTCCGCGACGAGCGCGGGGTGCACGACTTCAACGACGTCCTCTCACTGGCGCTGACCGCGGCTCGCCAGGACACCGGCCTGGCACCGTACAGCGCCGTGATCGTGGACGAGGTCCAGGATCTGACGCTGGTCGGAGTACGCCTGCTCCACGCCCTGGTGGGCGACGCCCCCAACGGGCTGCTGCTGATCGGGGACTGCCAGCAGGCGGTCTACCCGGGGGGCTTCCGCCTCTCCGACGCCGGTATCGACATCCGTGGTGGCCGTGGTCAGGTGCTGCGCGTCAACTACCGCAACAGGAAGGAGATCCTGGAGGCGGCTCTCGCGGTCGTCGCCGAGGACGCCTTCGAGGACATCGACGGGCGCTACACCTCCGGGCGCCGGGACGTCGACCTGACACACCGCGACGGCCGGGTGCACCGCGTCGTACGGCCGAGCGTGGCCGAACACGACCGGGCCTTGCTGGACGCCCTGGGAGAGCTGTCGGCGCCGGAGCGGGGTGATACCGCTGTGCTGTGTCCTTCGATGCGGGCCATCGAGCGGTATCAGCGCCTCCTCTTGGGGGCCGGTGTACCCGTGTGTCTGCTGGAGCACTATGACGGCCGTACGGTTGCGGCCGTGAAGCTCGGCAGTTACCGGCGCGCCAAGGGGCTTGAGTTCAAGCGGGTGTTCCTGCCGTGCCACGACACGGCCGGCCCGCAGTCCTCCCAAGGAGCTGACGCGCCCGAGACCGTACGGGAGCGCGAGGAACTCGCCCGCAGTCAGCTCTTTGTCGCCATGACCCGCGCCCGTGACGTCCTGTGGCTGGGCAGTGTCCGAGGGGAACGGTAG
- a CDS encoding ATP-grasp domain-containing protein, with the protein MSKVLFVHAKGGPPLGYALSRVAARSAVHLLALSALPGAVAAPAANLCASVHVPDEAERRDLVSLIVSRAQAVGADAVVTFSEYAVVAVAEACEKLGLAGAGGSCALARDKRMMRRAWQEAGIPQPRFRPVATEEEVRDAAADLPYPLLLKAAWSAGSTAHQIIRSPQEAVRAWERSREVMAESARLGYAELHVPGAGGDFLIEQIVTGSAQEWFDQPGWGDYVSVEGAVVDGVFRPVCLSGRMPTVAPFTERAGITPAALPAGAQERVVALARDAVDALGLANCGTHTEIKLGADGRMWVIETAARFGGAMTVPQIEEVFGLDLIGMLVDHLLGRPVHWPERALTPQEARGAAGSLVVLAVDGAGEPWPDRRLWDFPTVARSVPLSDGSRLSVVAESSLPDGAVVPVYDPAAGANTMAALCLLSADAPQTVIADFQTLVDALPRVLPAASPEEARS; encoded by the coding sequence GTGAGCAAGGTGCTGTTCGTGCATGCCAAGGGCGGTCCGCCCCTGGGGTACGCCCTGTCACGGGTCGCCGCGAGGTCGGCGGTGCACCTGCTGGCGCTCAGCGCGCTTCCCGGCGCCGTGGCCGCCCCGGCCGCGAACCTGTGCGCCTCGGTGCACGTCCCCGACGAGGCGGAGCGGCGCGACCTGGTGTCGCTGATCGTCTCCCGGGCCCAGGCCGTGGGCGCGGACGCGGTCGTGACGTTCTCCGAGTACGCGGTCGTGGCCGTCGCCGAGGCCTGCGAGAAGCTCGGCCTCGCCGGGGCGGGCGGCTCCTGCGCGCTGGCCCGCGACAAGCGGATGATGCGGCGCGCGTGGCAGGAAGCGGGCATCCCCCAGCCCCGCTTCCGTCCGGTCGCAACGGAGGAGGAGGTGCGGGACGCGGCGGCGGATCTGCCGTACCCGCTGCTGCTGAAGGCGGCCTGGAGCGCCGGTTCCACCGCACACCAGATCATCCGCTCCCCGCAGGAAGCGGTCAGGGCCTGGGAGCGGTCGCGCGAGGTCATGGCCGAATCGGCGCGGCTGGGCTACGCCGAGCTCCATGTGCCCGGCGCCGGCGGGGACTTCCTCATCGAGCAGATCGTGACGGGCTCGGCCCAGGAGTGGTTCGACCAGCCGGGCTGGGGCGACTACGTCAGCGTCGAGGGGGCCGTCGTGGACGGCGTCTTCAGGCCCGTGTGCCTCAGCGGCCGGATGCCGACGGTGGCGCCGTTCACCGAACGCGCGGGCATCACCCCCGCGGCCCTCCCGGCCGGAGCCCAGGAGCGCGTCGTGGCCCTGGCCCGGGACGCCGTCGACGCACTGGGCCTGGCGAACTGCGGCACCCACACCGAGATCAAGCTCGGTGCCGACGGCCGTATGTGGGTGATCGAGACCGCGGCCCGGTTCGGCGGCGCGATGACCGTACCGCAGATCGAGGAGGTCTTCGGCCTGGACCTCATAGGCATGCTGGTCGACCACCTCCTGGGACGCCCGGTCCACTGGCCGGAGCGCGCCCTGACGCCCCAGGAGGCGCGCGGCGCGGCCGGTTCGCTGGTCGTCCTGGCCGTCGACGGCGCCGGCGAGCCCTGGCCGGACCGGCGCCTGTGGGACTTCCCGACGGTCGCCCGGAGCGTTCCGCTCAGCGACGGCAGCCGGCTGTCGGTGGTGGCCGAGAGTTCCCTGCCCGACGGCGCCGTGGTGCCGGTCTACGACCCGGCCGCCGGCGCGAACACCATGGCGGCGCTGTGCCTGCTGTCCGCCGACGCGCCGCAGACCGTCATCGCCGACTTCCAGACCCTGGTGGACGCCCTGCCGCGCGTCCTTCCGGCCGCTTCGCCCGAGGAGGCCCGCTCATGA
- a CDS encoding PEP/pyruvate-binding domain-containing protein encodes MTTALLPSGTPGPATDRTVIGENLSLPLFRTLSGVLAGHPYLKVVVDRCEDTWHLLDTAVHPFHVNYVATRILGMDLETLDAGLDAFNASVYTDPQRRFLLGVLSLHTDEDLEGRERPFLVLETTEADTMNGALLEEFYTFVRHRVDGRLPLLLKPANHGQEQELAAVSEVRVPRILSHQLFGNRTRMPLNPGEATGRLRWFRTAEEYRAAAGGLGWSDIVAMDCLPDDVPRVAGFINTAPITPLSHTNVLASGWGIPNAVVRDLPRLVERDGLDGAWVRYRVREEEITLIRLESAPVLQAPAWHQQRIRLEPPLLEDAPALSLHRLRRADRDRYGTKAANLGELHHVLDSRTADLTTFYGKPRPPRRNLYHHLAARLGLDGAGSDGGPGRTGGAGVERLRQAAAEFAARTVSAPDGVALPFALQNRFLTSSPALQQAIGKLKMALELDAVEVLDSLCLHLQHVIRHTPMPEDVTRQITQAFPAPLAAGSRLVVRSSSNAEDLPGFSAAGVYDSVTTVRGEKELLDAVRQVWASLLSPRSVRLRHQVGISLDDTYMGVIIQQYAPAELGGVLVTCDPTRREDFRNVYLNCSPGSPETVVDGTTLPQQYLYNTVEGGGRTVALGSSGQDLPAATRNRLADLALTGRLLQSHFSEDDPDAPLDIEWLMTGEGGFRLVQIRPYAL; translated from the coding sequence GTGACCACCGCACTGCTCCCCTCCGGTACGCCGGGACCCGCCACGGACCGTACGGTCATCGGCGAGAACCTGTCGCTGCCGCTGTTCCGCACCCTCTCCGGCGTGTTGGCCGGCCACCCGTACCTGAAGGTCGTCGTGGACCGCTGCGAGGACACCTGGCACCTGCTCGACACGGCCGTCCACCCCTTCCACGTCAACTACGTCGCCACCCGCATCCTGGGCATGGACCTGGAGACCCTGGACGCGGGCCTGGACGCCTTCAACGCCTCGGTCTACACCGACCCCCAACGGCGCTTCTTACTGGGCGTGCTCTCCCTGCACACCGACGAGGACCTCGAAGGCCGCGAACGCCCCTTCCTCGTCCTGGAGACGACCGAGGCCGACACCATGAACGGCGCGCTGCTGGAGGAGTTCTACACCTTCGTGCGCCACCGGGTGGACGGGCGGCTGCCGCTGCTGCTCAAGCCCGCCAACCACGGCCAGGAACAGGAGCTGGCCGCGGTCAGCGAGGTGCGGGTCCCGCGGATCCTGAGCCACCAGCTCTTCGGGAACCGGACGCGGATGCCGCTCAACCCCGGCGAGGCCACCGGCCGGCTGCGCTGGTTCCGTACGGCCGAGGAGTACCGGGCCGCCGCCGGCGGGCTCGGCTGGTCGGACATCGTGGCCATGGACTGCCTCCCGGACGACGTGCCGCGGGTGGCCGGGTTCATCAACACCGCGCCCATCACCCCGCTCTCGCACACCAACGTGCTCGCCTCCGGCTGGGGCATCCCCAACGCCGTCGTCCGGGACCTGCCACGGCTCGTCGAGCGCGACGGCCTGGACGGCGCGTGGGTGCGCTACCGGGTACGGGAGGAGGAGATCACCCTCATACGGCTGGAGAGCGCCCCGGTCCTCCAGGCGCCGGCCTGGCACCAGCAGCGCATCCGGCTGGAGCCGCCGCTCCTGGAGGACGCCCCGGCGCTGTCGCTGCACCGGCTGCGCCGCGCGGACCGGGACCGCTACGGCACCAAGGCGGCCAACCTGGGGGAGCTGCACCACGTCCTGGACAGCCGCACCGCCGATCTCACCACGTTCTACGGGAAGCCCAGGCCGCCCCGCCGGAACCTCTACCACCACCTCGCGGCCCGTCTGGGTCTCGACGGCGCGGGCAGTGACGGTGGCCCCGGGCGGACCGGCGGCGCCGGCGTGGAGCGACTGCGGCAGGCGGCGGCCGAATTCGCGGCCCGTACCGTCTCGGCGCCCGACGGGGTCGCCCTGCCGTTCGCCCTACAGAATCGTTTCCTCACGTCCTCGCCCGCCCTCCAACAGGCCATCGGAAAGCTGAAGATGGCGCTCGAACTCGACGCCGTGGAGGTACTGGACTCCCTCTGTCTGCACCTCCAGCACGTCATCCGCCACACCCCCATGCCCGAGGACGTGACCCGGCAGATCACCCAGGCCTTCCCCGCCCCGCTCGCCGCCGGCAGCCGCCTGGTGGTGCGCTCCTCCTCCAACGCCGAGGACCTGCCCGGATTCTCCGCGGCCGGGGTCTACGACTCGGTCACCACCGTCCGCGGCGAGAAGGAACTCCTGGACGCGGTACGGCAGGTGTGGGCCTCGCTGCTGTCGCCGCGCAGCGTGCGGCTGCGCCACCAGGTCGGCATCTCCCTGGACGACACGTACATGGGAGTGATCATCCAGCAGTACGCCCCCGCCGAACTCGGAGGCGTCCTGGTGACCTGCGACCCGACCCGGCGCGAGGACTTCCGCAACGTGTACCTCAACTGCTCGCCGGGCTCCCCCGAAACGGTCGTCGACGGCACCACCCTGCCGCAGCAGTACCTGTACAACACCGTCGAGGGCGGCGGCCGTACGGTGGCGCTCGGCTCCTCGGGCCAGGACCTGCCCGCCGCGACCCGGAACCGGCTGGCCGACCTGGCCCTGACCGGCCGGCTGCTCCAGTCGCACTTCAGCGAGGACGACCCGGACGCCCCGCTGGACATCGAATGGCTCATGACCGGCGAGGGCGGCTTCCGGCTGGTCCAGATCCGCCCGTACGCGCTGTGA
- a CDS encoding MFS transporter, with translation MAHDRRGRLPAGPDPPVRAVTGRPSRPRPASWPWPVLRLRSASRRGPADQLPTPAARRIIRLNNGFQLLFNLLWWMPVFYAYQREAGLSDGEIFGIQSVYYVAFCLFEIPTGMVADRIGARNCLRAGAVVMTAANLAPVLSPSYPGFLLHFLAIAAGRSLTSGAASAYLYDGLRAEGCDAHYLKAEGTARALGLAAKVVCWPLVGPLMALAHPAPYVLSAASAAGSLVCAVALPRLARAHGDGRPGNRPDKEPATGGSAAGGRRRAAFWHDAGAALRCVRATPWLALVMVQGVAVFTLSRICQVNLFQPILLDHGIGETSHGGVLAAMTVAEAVASARPQWLSRKLPPVAWVSLLSLALAGTLAALTLGGPWTVVVLLCVFAAITGFAYPVQRKLVNDAIPAHAPRATLLSVESIVDRGVCALVAVAVGAYLSAGRLDALLWHSALATAVVMTVLHLLLRRLGSGRGRAARTEREIRTARTAHTAHMARTSAVRGEGPGPGTADRPSATPADPVREDAASYGERPFADSSGEPPEGRTR, from the coding sequence ATGGCTCATGACCGGCGAGGGCGGCTTCCGGCTGGTCCAGATCCGCCCGTACGCGCTGTGACCGGCCGGCCGTCCCGGCCGCGGCCCGCTTCATGGCCGTGGCCCGTCCTGCGCCTGCGGTCCGCCTCCCGGCGTGGCCCCGCCGATCAGCTCCCCACCCCCGCCGCCCGCCGGATCATCCGTCTGAACAACGGCTTCCAACTGCTGTTCAACCTGCTGTGGTGGATGCCGGTGTTCTACGCCTACCAGCGGGAGGCGGGGCTCTCGGACGGGGAGATCTTCGGGATCCAGAGCGTCTACTACGTCGCGTTCTGCCTGTTCGAGATCCCGACCGGGATGGTGGCCGACCGCATCGGCGCCCGCAACTGCCTGCGGGCCGGGGCGGTGGTGATGACCGCCGCCAACCTGGCGCCGGTCCTCAGCCCCTCCTACCCGGGCTTCCTGCTCCACTTCCTGGCCATCGCCGCGGGCCGCTCCCTGACCTCGGGCGCCGCCAGCGCCTACCTCTACGACGGTCTGCGGGCCGAGGGGTGCGACGCCCACTACCTGAAGGCCGAGGGCACCGCCCGCGCGCTGGGCCTGGCCGCGAAGGTGGTGTGCTGGCCGCTGGTGGGCCCGCTGATGGCCCTGGCCCACCCGGCGCCGTACGTGCTCAGCGCCGCGAGCGCGGCGGGCTCCCTGGTCTGCGCGGTCGCGCTGCCCCGGCTCGCCCGCGCCCACGGGGACGGCCGGCCGGGGAACCGGCCGGACAAGGAGCCCGCGACGGGCGGCAGCGCGGCAGGAGGGCGGCGCCGGGCCGCGTTCTGGCACGACGCGGGCGCCGCGCTGCGCTGCGTACGGGCCACGCCCTGGCTCGCCCTGGTCATGGTGCAGGGCGTGGCGGTCTTCACCCTCTCCCGCATCTGCCAGGTGAACCTCTTCCAGCCCATCCTGCTGGACCACGGCATCGGCGAGACCTCGCACGGCGGGGTGCTGGCGGCCATGACCGTGGCCGAGGCGGTGGCATCGGCGCGGCCCCAATGGCTCAGCCGCAAGCTGCCACCGGTGGCCTGGGTCTCCCTGCTCAGCCTCGCGCTGGCCGGCACCCTGGCCGCCCTCACCCTCGGCGGGCCGTGGACCGTGGTCGTACTGCTGTGCGTGTTCGCCGCGATCACCGGCTTCGCGTACCCGGTCCAGCGCAAGCTGGTCAACGACGCGATCCCGGCGCACGCCCCCCGCGCCACGCTGCTGTCCGTGGAGAGCATCGTGGACCGGGGCGTGTGCGCGCTGGTGGCGGTGGCCGTCGGGGCCTACCTCTCGGCGGGCCGACTGGACGCGCTGCTGTGGCACAGCGCGCTGGCGACCGCGGTGGTGATGACCGTCCTGCACCTGCTGCTGCGCCGCCTGGGCTCCGGGCGCGGCCGGGCGGCCCGTACGGAGCGCGAGATCCGTACGGCGCGTACGGCACATACGGCGCACATGGCGCGTACGTCGGCGGTACGGGGCGAGGGCCCCGGGCCGGGAACTGCGGACCGGCCCTCGGCGACTCCGGCTGATCCTGTGCGCGAGGACGCGGCGAGTTACGGTGAAAGACCCTTCGCGGACTCCTCCGGAGAGCCCCCCGAAGGCAGGACGCGGTAG
- a CDS encoding SpcZ has product MSRPPAAAEAFAYFLAQFEAGMALAASGDDGPAYSLGADLPPWLVQMVTALYEGQDEAAARAWAQRVQGELRRLDGRVPFAAVVHDWHLRTVAPMLAEASVRRGEGPGAQEAVRLLHERALAGQPVGESQWQEALGPALREVYHHAYAYADAFATASANALAYAQANDYEEDKAVEFAEYYAKLNTGANARASADANALAHARTLAQVYATGDERAYATAYPFAYVNAYALAYANRDEAADRGGQDRRRRAAYGRLADGLADSLARAGAAG; this is encoded by the coding sequence ATGAGCCGTCCCCCGGCCGCCGCCGAGGCGTTCGCATACTTCCTTGCCCAGTTCGAGGCCGGCATGGCGCTGGCCGCGTCGGGCGACGACGGACCGGCGTACAGTCTCGGGGCGGATCTTCCGCCGTGGCTGGTGCAAATGGTGACCGCGCTCTACGAAGGCCAGGACGAGGCCGCGGCCCGGGCGTGGGCACAGCGCGTACAAGGCGAGCTGCGCCGCCTGGACGGCCGGGTGCCGTTCGCCGCGGTGGTGCACGACTGGCACCTGCGCACGGTCGCCCCGATGCTGGCGGAGGCGAGCGTACGGCGCGGCGAGGGGCCCGGTGCCCAGGAGGCGGTACGGCTGCTGCACGAACGGGCGCTGGCGGGACAGCCGGTCGGGGAAAGCCAGTGGCAAGAGGCGCTCGGCCCGGCGCTGCGCGAGGTCTACCACCACGCCTACGCCTATGCCGACGCCTTCGCCACGGCGTCCGCCAACGCGCTCGCCTACGCGCAGGCCAATGACTACGAGGAGGACAAGGCCGTCGAGTTCGCCGAGTACTACGCCAAGCTCAACACCGGGGCGAACGCCCGCGCCAGCGCCGACGCCAACGCGCTCGCGCACGCGCGGACGCTGGCACAGGTCTACGCCACGGGGGACGAGCGGGCCTATGCCACCGCCTACCCGTTCGCGTACGTGAACGCGTACGCGCTGGCGTACGCCAACCGGGACGAGGCGGCGGACCGGGGCGGGCAGGACCGGCGGCGCCGGGCCGCTTACGGGCGGCTCGCCGACGGACTGGCCGACAGCCTGGCCCGGGCCGGGGCCGCGGGCTGA
- a CDS encoding TauD/TfdA family dioxygenase, whose product MDQYALDAIERITTRPKEVYDTIAVDPLTPLLGAEVSGLDLAEELTQEQVAEVRRAFLTHHVLVFRDQKITAEDHKRFARHFGELHPVALAPEGSDPFVLDIKTTKESRAVAGNGWHADGTADAEPSLGSMLHILRTPDTGSGGDTLFANMHLAYEILSPAMRAFLDPLTAVHDGLLPWMGQTPPPEYEVPVNEHPVVARHPETGRKLLFVNGAYTSHIPQLSRAESKAVLDMLHDHVARTPLLNCRVRWAPNTLVFWDNRCVQHHATWDYYPHERYGRRVAIRGHRPRA is encoded by the coding sequence ATGGACCAGTACGCGCTGGACGCCATCGAGCGCATCACCACCAGGCCGAAGGAGGTCTACGACACCATCGCCGTGGACCCGCTGACGCCGCTGCTCGGCGCCGAGGTGTCCGGCCTGGACCTGGCCGAGGAGCTGACGCAGGAGCAGGTCGCCGAGGTCCGGCGGGCTTTCCTGACCCACCATGTGCTGGTCTTCCGCGACCAGAAGATCACCGCCGAGGACCACAAGCGCTTCGCCCGCCATTTCGGCGAGCTGCACCCGGTCGCGCTGGCCCCCGAAGGCTCCGACCCGTTCGTCCTGGACATCAAGACCACCAAGGAGTCACGGGCGGTGGCCGGCAACGGCTGGCACGCCGACGGCACCGCCGATGCCGAGCCCTCGCTCGGCTCGATGCTGCACATCCTCCGTACGCCGGACACCGGAAGCGGCGGCGACACCCTGTTCGCCAACATGCACCTGGCCTACGAGATACTGTCCCCGGCCATGCGTGCCTTCCTCGACCCGCTGACCGCCGTCCACGACGGTCTGCTCCCCTGGATGGGCCAGACCCCGCCGCCGGAGTACGAGGTCCCCGTCAACGAGCACCCCGTCGTGGCCCGCCACCCCGAGACCGGCCGCAAGCTGCTGTTCGTCAACGGCGCGTACACCTCGCACATCCCGCAGCTCTCGCGCGCCGAGAGCAAGGCGGTGCTGGACATGCTCCACGACCATGTCGCCCGTACGCCGCTGCTGAACTGCCGCGTCCGCTGGGCGCCTAACACGCTGGTGTTCTGGGACAACCGCTGTGTCCAGCACCATGCGACATGGGACTACTACCCCCATGAGCGCTACGGCCGGCGGGTCGCCATCCGCGGTCACCGGCCCCGGGCCTGA
- a CDS encoding GSCFA domain-containing protein, whose product MPPRAFWRSAVAELEQTIDDLWTPKFAIGQDDPVLTAGSCFAARIGTTLLEAGMNWRDAEPAPPGLTEEERRARHYGEFSFRTGNIYTPAVLRQWLSWALGHSVPPEESWYEDGRHFDPFRPAIEPEGYGSAEEMLAARHTTLAAIRSAVAEAGCLVFTMGLTEAWQDRDGAQHVYPACPGTVRGTFDARRHVLRNFTFGAAYEDLSQAIALARTANPGLRVILTVSPQPLTATATGDHALTANTYTKSVLRAVAGQLAQEHDHIDYFPAYEIVTGIPFKSVFFGPNLRTVTPEGVAFVMRRFTTALARRSAAAPRPARTAATPTTPVKGEDSLCEDAILDYYNAG is encoded by the coding sequence ATGCCGCCCCGCGCCTTCTGGCGCTCCGCCGTGGCGGAGCTGGAGCAGACCATCGACGACCTGTGGACGCCCAAGTTCGCCATCGGGCAGGACGACCCGGTCCTGACCGCCGGGTCGTGCTTCGCGGCCCGCATCGGCACCACCCTTCTGGAAGCGGGCATGAACTGGCGGGACGCCGAGCCGGCTCCGCCGGGGCTGACCGAGGAGGAGCGCCGGGCCCGGCACTACGGCGAGTTCTCCTTCCGTACCGGCAACATCTACACCCCCGCCGTCCTGCGGCAGTGGCTGTCCTGGGCCCTGGGCCACAGCGTCCCGCCCGAGGAGTCCTGGTACGAGGACGGCCGCCACTTCGACCCCTTCCGCCCGGCCATCGAGCCGGAGGGGTACGGCTCGGCCGAGGAGATGCTGGCCGCGCGCCACACGACCCTGGCCGCGATCCGCTCCGCCGTCGCCGAGGCGGGCTGCCTGGTCTTCACCATGGGCCTGACCGAGGCATGGCAGGACCGGGACGGAGCGCAGCACGTCTACCCGGCCTGCCCCGGCACCGTACGCGGCACCTTCGACGCCCGGCGGCACGTCCTGCGCAACTTCACCTTCGGGGCGGCGTACGAGGACCTGTCGCAGGCCATCGCGCTGGCGCGGACCGCCAACCCCGGGCTGCGGGTGATCCTGACCGTCTCGCCGCAGCCGCTGACGGCCACCGCCACCGGCGACCACGCGCTGACGGCCAACACCTACACCAAGTCCGTACTGCGCGCGGTGGCCGGGCAACTGGCCCAGGAGCACGACCACATCGACTATTTCCCCGCGTACGAGATCGTCACCGGCATCCCCTTCAAGTCGGTGTTCTTCGGGCCGAACCTGCGCACGGTCACGCCGGAGGGCGTCGCCTTCGTCATGCGCCGCTTCACCACCGCGCTCGCCCGGCGCTCCGCCGCCGCGCCGCGGCCCGCCCGTACCGCCGCCACGCCCACCACGCCCGTCAAGGGAGAGGACTCCTTGTGTGAAGACGCCATCCTCGACTACTACAACGCCGGTTAG